Genomic window (Jeotgalibaca ciconiae):
TGATGAACAAAATGCTGAAACAGAATGGGCAAATGCTATTGTAGAAGCTTATCGTTCGGACGAATTTTTAGAACGAATGGAAGAAGTAAATACCGATAACTATTGGTTTATTCCAGAAGAATTAACGAACTAAGTATTCGGACTTCCTTTTTCTGATCTGAATCCAGCTTTCAAAAAAAGCAAGTTGAGAATGAGTCAATGACTTTTCTCAATTTGCTTCTTTTTTTATTTCCCGCCGGATTTTCCCTCAAGTTCAACCAATTTCCATAGAAGAACTCTCATTATGTGAAATTAATCATGTTATTTTCTTTGGATAGGTTGTTTTATTTTCTACCCCCCTACAACCGTTTTAAATTGTCTGTAATGAAGCCTCTTCGCGCCTCTAGAAATTCTGGTAATTGCAAAGGGATTTCATCAAAGGAAGCATACTTTTCGTGGTCCACTTTTGGCACATGTCCTTCAAGTGTTGCAACTTCTATCAAGATATTATTTGGCTCCCGATAATAAGTTGATTGGAAGAACTCACGATCCTTTATTCCTGAACTTTTAAAATTTCGCTCATTGATTTTAGCATCAATTTCTTCTAGCTCTTCTCTATCTTGGACCGTGATAGCAAGATGGTGACTACCGCCAATCCCCATCACTTCTAATGGAGATTTTTTATCTTCCATTAAATGAATCTCTTGATTTAAAAAGGTATTTTCACTTGATAAAACCATTACTTCATCATCCAACGTTTTGCTTATAGACAAGTCAAAAAACTGTTTAAATAATATGGCTGAAGCCTCTGGATAACGCACACGCAGGTGAACGGAGTCAAAGCCAATAATCGCATGCTCGTCGGGAATCTTTTCTGTTCCCTTGCCGGTATAGACTTTCCTGTCATATCTTGCGGGTACAAAACCTAACTGCACTCCGTCAAAATCCTCAAAACGCAAGATTTTTGAATCATTATACTCTTCAATTTCACAGTTAAATAAGTCCAACTCGTTCAAGTATTTCTCCCAAAAATACAAAGATTCAACAGATGGTACCGCAAATACGATACGCTCGATCCCGTTTGTTCCAAACTTTCGGTCCA
Coding sequences:
- a CDS encoding VOC family protein: MNKSIIHHVSVINRDVSKTYEFYHDILGLSLLLKTVNQDDISMYHLFFVNKDGQPGTNFTIFEMQDGMDRKFGTNGIERIVFAVPSVESLYFWEKYLNELDLFNCEIEEYNDSKILRFEDFDGVQLGFVPARYDRKVYTGKGTEKIPDEHAIIGFDSVHLRVRYPEASAILFKQFFDLSISKTLDDEVMVLSSENTFLNQEIHLMEDKKSPLEVMGIGGSHHLAITVQDREELEEIDAKINERNFKSSGIKDREFFQSTYYREPNNILIEVATLEGHVPKVDHEKYASFDEIPLQLPEFLEARRGFITDNLKRL